The DNA segment TGATGAGCCGGAAGATAAGGAGATCCGTGATATTGAAATGGATAAGGACGGCACCCTCTGGATGGTTACGGAAAAAGGTGTAATCGCCTATGATGGGACTGAATGGCATATATATGATGGAACCAATGGCCTGCCTTCAGCAACAATATTCTACGACGTCTCTATCGGTGATGACAATACGGTCTGGGTTGCTTCAAGCAGGGGGGCTTTGCCGGAATCGTGATGGAAGATGGACATTATTTCGAGCGGTTGAGGAAAGCTCTCCGAACAATTATTTCATACATGTGGCTATGGATAAAAACGATACTGCCTGGATAAAAACGCTTCAGCGGGGAATGGTGCGTTTCGATGGTTCCGGATTTACATTTCTATCGGGAGATGAAAACTTTCCGGAAAATTCAACAACCAATATTGAAATCGGGCCCGACGGAAATGCATGGGTGGGGACGTTAAACGGATTGTATAAGTATAGTGGTGAATCGTGGGAAGCGGTCATACCAGCAGAAATTGAAACTTCAGCCGACACTTTTAAGAAACTGGCGTTCGATATCAACGGCGATATTTATATTGGTCTGGGATTTGGACTGGCAGTGTATAATGATGAAGGATTTACACAAATCAATCTGGAAACGGCTCCTCCAACAAATACAATCATGTCTATGGCGTCCGGGAATTCAACGGTTTGGATTGGGTATAATATGGGTGACGGTGTCGGATGCTATGACGGTTCCTCTTGGCGACGGTTCACCATGGACCACGGACTTCCCGGTGATTACGCTCGGGATATTGCCGTCACCGATGACGGTGTTCCCTGGTTCGCGATCCATGATGCTATCGCATATTACCAAAATGGTTCATTTTTCAGTAAAAAAGTATTCCATGATCTTTCGGGTGACGAGCAATACGTTGAAGAAATCGCTATAGCTCCCGATGGAAAGGTATGGTTCAGGAATGGGTATAACCATATAGGTTTTTATGATGGTGAAACATGGAATTATGAGAATTTGAACGGTCTGATTCCATATTCCTACGGCCTCAGCGCAGTTTACATCGACAGTAACAACGATGTCTGGGTCGGAACTGACAACGGGGTTTCAAAATACGATGGGAATTCCTGGCATACTTTCAGCGTTGCTGAAGGATTCCTCCCGGGAGGTGTCAACAGAATCGCGGAAGACCATGCCGGTGTCATGTGGTTTACATCACCTCGCGGAATCGCACGGTTTGACGGTCGCTCATGGACAACATTTGACACTATATTGGGTGAGCGTCTTGAGTATGTCCTGTCTATAGCAATTGACAACGATAACGTTAAATGGTTTGGAACACAATATCGAGGAATTTTCTGGTTCGACGATAAGGTCTGGTATAATAAAGAAATGAAAAATGGATCGAAGTATATCAATACGTCCGATATTACTGTCACGGAAGACAATACGATATGGTTTGCCACAGCTGAAGGTCTTTTGAGCAGCAAAGATAAAGATGAGAGCAGTGTTTCAGAGCAGACAGCATTTCCCCGCGTACAACTTTCTTTTCCCTCCCCAAACCCATTCAACCCCTCGACCACCATCGGATTCACCCTACCGGAGCGGATGAACGCCACGGTCGCAGTTTACAATGTCGCCGGGCAACGGGTCACAGTGCTTCACGACGGTTTCCTTGACGCAGGCAGCCATTCACTCGTGTGGAACGCCACCGGGCAAGCCGCAGGAGTGTATTTCTGCCGTCTCACCGCAGGGGAATATACAGCGACGCAGAAAATGCTTTTCGTGAAATAGGGTGCGACTGACGCGGGGAAAGAAAAAACCGGGCCTCACGAGTGGGATTGTCGTGTCAGGTTCCCCGGAGCATGACGAATGCGAGACAAAATTAAAGGAAAGAGAAATCATATATTTCTGATGAAAGTTTCTATGCATATCAAAAAGGATAGCCAGTTTAATTTTTCATAATATATACGTGTATATCATTGTTCCCGATAATTTTTTTACCTCTATTATTTATGGTAGTTATAGATAGTATATAAATCCCGATCTGTTCACAAGATTTTGATAGAACACGATTTGCGCGGATCGTACGGATTTATTGCTATTTTACTGTCAACAAATCCTCAACATATTGCAATTATGTATGTTATACTTTTTAGTGCCAGCGAAATTATTTTTACGAATTATCGGGGATAGATACGATGCATTCGACAAATAAATCTGCGCTTCGTGGTAATTCTTCAAATCCCGTTGTATTTTCTTGACATTTGTTCAAATAAAAGATATTTTTTAACAATCGGAGATATAGATGAAACCACTGGATGATCTCGATATTAAAATAGCCACATTCCTTGGCAATAATGTCCGGGCCTCAAACCGTGAGATAGCCCGCCAGCTTGGCATTGCTCAGACCACAGTCCGCGACAGACTCAAAAACTTGTTTGAAAGCAGAAAACTCAAGATTTCTGCACTTTTCGATATAGAAAAAATTCCGGAAATGCCGGCCATCGATCTTGCGATAATAGGAATTAAACAGACCGGCCCCCCGGATTATACTATTCAAAAACTTTCCAGAATTCCTTCCGTTTTATTCGTTGCTTCGGTTACCGGCTCATATGATATCGTTGTCGGTGTCGCTACTAATTCACGGAAAATGCTGTTACATATCATTGCCAATGAAATAGAGAGCATTGATTCGGTGTTCGATTCGGAAACATTCGTTGTGCTTTACAATACCGGATTGTATGTTCCCGCCGAGACTATGAATTATTTGAAAAGATACGATGAGATATCAAAAAACCCACAGGCGACTTTCCCAGATGCGGATACCGATAATAAGCAATAAAATCCATATTATGAATTTCTGACATTTTTTA comes from the bacterium genome and includes:
- a CDS encoding T9SS type A sorting domain-containing protein, encoding MDKNDTAWIKTLQRGMVRFDGSGFTFLSGDENFPENSTTNIEIGPDGNAWVGTLNGLYKYSGESWEAVIPAEIETSADTFKKLAFDINGDIYIGLGFGLAVYNDEGFTQINLETAPPTNTIMSMASGNSTVWIGYNMGDGVGCYDGSSWRRFTMDHGLPGDYARDIAVTDDGVPWFAIHDAIAYYQNGSFFSKKVFHDLSGDEQYVEEIAIAPDGKVWFRNGYNHIGFYDGETWNYENLNGLIPYSYGLSAVYIDSNNDVWVGTDNGVSKYDGNSWHTFSVAEGFLPGGVNRIAEDHAGVMWFTSPRGIARFDGRSWTTFDTILGERLEYVLSIAIDNDNVKWFGTQYRGIFWFDDKVWYNKEMKNGSKYINTSDITVTEDNTIWFATAEGLLSSKDKDESSVSEQTAFPRVQLSFPSPNPFNPSTTIGFTLPERMNATVAVYNVAGQRVTVLHDGFLDAGSHSLVWNATGQAAGVYFCRLTAGEYTATQKMLFVK
- a CDS encoding Lrp/AsnC family transcriptional regulator codes for the protein MKPLDDLDIKIATFLGNNVRASNREIARQLGIAQTTVRDRLKNLFESRKLKISALFDIEKIPEMPAIDLAIIGIKQTGPPDYTIQKLSRIPSVLFVASVTGSYDIVVGVATNSRKMLLHIIANEIESIDSVFDSETFVVLYNTGLYVPAETMNYLKRYDEISKNPQATFPDADTDNKQ